A stretch of the Drosophila sulfurigaster albostrigata strain 15112-1811.04 chromosome 2L, ASM2355843v2, whole genome shotgun sequence genome encodes the following:
- the LOC133842280 gene encoding uncharacterized protein LOC133842280 translates to MFTSIFLFFLNHVNILVSALYIKAFRMSEKKIKFPIHDTHLNKIYGNLRNACILAVLAPLCFYAMYNLPHMNKYKSFYSNYDPMDSFDRMQTGGYLSSCPKEKDDKKK, encoded by the exons ATGTTTacatctatttttttgtttttcttaaatcACGTTAATATATTAGTAAGCGCATTGTACATAAAAGCATTCAGAATGTCTGAG aaaaaaattaaatttccaattcATGACACTCATCTGAAtaaaatttatggaaatttgcGGAATGCTTGTATTCTAGCTGTTTTGGCACCACTCTGCTTTTATGCCATGTACAATTTGCCccatatgaataaatataagagTTTTTATTCTAATTATGATCCAATGGATTCCTTTGATCGTATGCAGACTGGAGGTTACCTGTCTTCGTgcccaaaagaaaaagatgacaaaaaaaaataa
- the LOC133843719 gene encoding venom dipeptidyl peptidase 4 — MLPIFKLLLLFLSQFYLGHTSIIKIQPTTDRLISSKTPWNLTDAIYGTAGLRSFNGTWITDEEFYYTASDKSIHKFNAATNTDTIFVNSSFLESYSGATFTLSQDFSKILVRYNLTEKFRHSYVAQYDIYDIATNSSIKIHKGEKLQYCGWSPLKDRLAYVYLNNVYIHFNENLEIPITEDGTDGIIYNGVPDWVYEEEVLSSGSALWWSPDGSKLSVGFFDDTNVETFKYFLYGDDSTSYYQYPHEEELKYPKTGTPNPIVYLRVYDLSNDDPIMRRINAPIDIVSSDHILQNVVWSNNSHLLITWMNRRQNLASIQSCSHDGSCVEVTRIEEPNGWVTISTPKCINDGLNCLFSYFIDNWYQVWNLNLQTGVNSWKSRGNFTVLNIYGYDEINDKLYYQATQRNNPAVYHVYSNDDCLSCNRYDVDNEECKSASATFSKSFSFYTLSCVGPNPIYTKIYEVASDTMVKDWELNSQYRTTLEGKLRPSYSFINVALADGSTGIAKLALPPNFDQSKKYPMIVVVYGGPNSVRVTNSFTVGYEAFVTTKRDTIYAYIDGRGTGNKGKDLLFSVNNDLGDYEVKDQLYVTKWLQDNLVFIDPNRTGIWGWSYGGYMTAKTIEKDDSRVFQCGVSVAPVTSWLYYDTIYTERYMGLPTLEDNAQKYNESNAFHHLENFKTHDFLLVHGSGDDNVHYQHSLLLAKLLQKADIQFDEQTYTDENHSIGNALPHLYNTIDNFWIKCLNYSETENV; from the exons ATGCTACCTATATTTAAGTTGTTACTGCTATTTCTTAGTCAATTTTACCTGGGACACACCTCGATCATAAAAATACAACCAACAACTGACCGTTTGATCAGTAGCAAGACACCCTGGAACTTAACAGATGCGATTTATGGCACTGCAGGTCTTCGTAGCTTTAATGGCACATGGATAACAG ATGAGGAATTCTATTATACGGCAAGTGATAAATCTATTCACAAATTCAATGCTGCAACAAATACAGATACTATATTCGTGAACTCATCATTTCTg GAATCTTACAGTGGTGCTACCTTCACACTTTCGCAGGACTTTAGTAAAATTCTGGTGCGCTACAACTTGACCGAGAAGTTTCGCCATTCTTATGTAGCTCAGTACGATATATATGATATTGCAACAAATTCGTCTATTAAGATCCATAAGGGTGAGAAGCTGCAATATTGTGGTTGGTCGCCACTAAAAGATCGACTTGCTTATGTATACCTGAACAatgtgtacatacatttcaatGAGAATCTAGAGATTCCCATCACGGAAGATGGCACAGATGGCATTATCTATAATGGAGTACCTGACTGGGTTTATGAGGAGGAAGTACTGAGTAGCGGTAGCGCTTTGTGGTGGTCGCCAGATGGCAGCAAACTTTCTGTAGGATTCTTCGATGATACAAATGTGGAaacctttaaatattttctttacgGCGATGACTCTACTTCGTATTATCAATATCCACACGAAGAGGAGTTAAAGTATCCGAAAACTGGCACACCTAATCCAATCGTATATCTGCGAGTCTACGATCTTAGTAATGATGATCCCATTATGCGGCGCATTAATGCTCCAATCGATATTGTTAGCAGCGATCACATTTTGCAGAATGTGGTTTGGTCGAATAACAGCCATTTACTTATCACTTGGATGAACCGACGCCAGAATCTGGCATCGATCCAGAGCTGCAGCCACGATGGCAGCTGTGTTGAGGTTACGCGTATTGAGGAACCAAACGGCTGGGTTACCATTAGTACACCCAAGTGTATTAATGACGGTCTCAATTGTTTGTTTAGCTATTTCATAGACAACTGGTATCAAGTATGGAACCTCAATCTACAAACGGGCGTAAATAGCTGGAAATCTCGGGGAAACTTCACTGTTCTCAATATCTATGGCTATGATGAAATCAACGATAAGCT TTACTATCAGGCTACTCAACGGAATAATCCAGCTGTGTATCACGTGTACAGTAATGATGACTGCCTTAGCTGCAATCGCTATGATGTTGACAATGAAGAATGTAAATCAGCTAGCGCCACTTTTAGCAAATCCTTTTCTTTCTACACTCTCTCCTGTGTTGGACCCAATCCGATCTACACGAAAATCTATGAAGTTGCTAGTGACACAATGGTGAAGGATTGGGAGCTGAACAGCCAGTATAGAACGACATTGGAGGGCAAGCTGCGTCCTAGTTACTCATTTATTAACGTAGCTCTTGCCGATGGAAGTACGGGCATTGCTAAGTTGGCACTGCCACCAAATTTTGATCAATCCAAGAAGTACCCAATGATTGTTGTAGTCTATGGTGGACCCAATTCAGTGCGAGTAACGAACTCATTTACTGTGGGTTATGAGGCCTTTGTAACAACCAAAAGAGATACCATTTACGCATATATAGACGGCCGTGGTACTGGAAACAAAGGCAAGGATCTATTGTTTTCTGTCAACAATGACTTGGGCGATTATGAGGTCAAAGATCAATTGTATGTCACTAAGTGGTTGCAAGATAACTTAGTTTTCATAGATCCAAACCGCACAGGGATTTGGGGATGGAGCTATGGTGGTTATATGACAGCCAAAACTATTGAAAAAGACGATTCTCGCGTCTTTCAATGTGGTGTTTCAGTGGCGCCTGTGACTTCGTGGCTATACTACG ATACCATCTATACGGAGCGTTATATGGGACTACCTACCTTGGAGGATAATGCTCAAAAGTATAATGAGAGTAACGCCTTCCATCATTTGGAGAACTTCAAGACCCATGATTTCTTGCTGGTGCATGGCTCTGGTGATGATAATGTCCATTATCAGCATTCACTGTTATTAGCCAAGCTTCTTCAAAAAGCCGACATTCAATTTGATGAGCAG ACTTACACTGATGAGAACCACAGTATTGGCAATGCGCTGCCACATTTGTATAATACCATTGACAACTTCTGGATCAAGTGTCTAAACTACAGCGAAACTGAAAATGTATaa
- the LOC133844337 gene encoding LOW QUALITY PROTEIN: putative mediator of RNA polymerase II transcription subunit 15 (The sequence of the model RefSeq protein was modified relative to this genomic sequence to represent the inferred CDS: deleted 3 bases in 2 codons), whose product MDYDNLSFNLGDGSQATDLIGGVTNSKPTIDPEAPDANMCGSQDLLEVKSKEKARRYWTPSEEERLYEIWGRDNWRLTRNGKNTIFFGQWSEELRERFSVDVKPEEIQMKVNQTRAKFRQVKKQLQSDPSSYSLRWKKYDIINRILKNIHRPKNAEPIPPDVLLNNRDVSPPREEEQQQKQQPQQQQQCQSVLNLTTEPTGNNFYNNSSNSNNSNSHAQVNNNNNNTMSFNTELFTDQYDDIKREYDEDDYRSMPFQEQLQQYSPAEPAQLLELQTPQQQQQKQQHQQQHFQSEYESSVVNYAASGISTQQQQPQQYNSNSTSSSNNSASVSSINHQAITAVAYINSSNNTISVATNNSNSKDEPTATVQMQPPVGVGAASNAISTTPRKRGRPFGSSNPPAADSLESIYIEEVRRKNQLLSEQTKISRQRLELEERKVELMQTFFPKCLEQQAHILARVMQLPSLQQHLQSPSLPPPQQ is encoded by the exons ATGGACTACGacaatttatcatttaatctTGGCGATGGAAGCCAAGCGACAGACTTGATTGGAGGAGTCACAAACTCAAAACCAACCATAGATCCGGAAGCTCCAGATGCGAATATGTGTGGCAGTCAGGATTTGCTGGAAGTGAAGTCGAAGGAGAAAGCTCGGCGCTATTGGACGCCCAGCGAGGAGGAGCGCCTCTATGAGATTTGGGGTCGGGACAACTGGCGTTTAACACGTAATGGAAAGAACACAATTTTCTTTGGTCAATGGTCTGAGGAGTTGCGCGAACGTTTCTCGGTGGATGTGAAGCCCGAAGAGATTCAAATGAAGGTTAACCAGACACGTGCTAAGTTTCG TCAAGTAAAGAAACAGCTTCAAAGTGATCCCTCGAGTTACTCCTTGCGCTGGAAGAAATATGACATAATCAATCGCATACTTAAGAATATACATAGGCCCAAGAATGCTGAACCTATTCCACCCGATGTGTTGCTCAACAATCGTGATGTGTCCCCGCCACGTGAAGaggaacagcaacagaaacagcagccacaacaacagcaacaatgccaATCAGTGCTTAATTTGACCACTGAGCCAACGGGCAACAACTTttacaacaacagtagcaacagcaacaacagcaacagccatgCTCAagtcaataacaataataataacacaatgAGCTTCAATACCGAACTGTTCACAGATCAGTACGACGATATAAAGCGCGAGTACGATGAGGACGATTATCGATCAATGCCATTTCAGGAGCAATTGCAACAGTATTCACCAGCGGAGCCTGCACAGTTACTCGAACTCCAAActccccagcaacagcagcagaaacaacaacatcaacagcaacatttcCAGTCTGAGTACGAGTCTAGTGTTGTTAATTATGCTGCAAGTGGGATATCgacccagcagcaacaaccacagcaataTAATAGCAACAGCactagcagcagcaataactcCGCCTCTGTATCGTCTATTAATCATCAAGCTATCACAGCTGTCGCTTACATTAACAGCAGTAATAATACAATAAGCGTAGCCaccaacaatagcaacagcaaagacGAACCAACGGCGACGGTGCAAATGCAACCTCCAGTTGGAGTAGGAGCCGCAAGCAATGCCATCAGCACAACTCCACGGAAACGGGGTCGACCGTTTGGCTCAAGCAAT CCCCCCGCTGCTGATTCACTGGAGTCGATATATATTGAAGAAGTGCGTCGGAAGAATCAACTGCTCTCTGAGCAAACGAAAATCTCACGACAACGCCTGGAATTAGAAGAGCGAAAGGTGGAGCTCATGCAAACT TTTTTCCCTAAATGCTTGGAACAGCAAGCTCATATACTAGCACGAGTCATGCAATTGCCATCCTTGCAACAGCACTTGCAGTCGCCATCGCTGCCGCCTCCACAACAGTAA
- the LOC133848504 gene encoding uncharacterized protein LOC133848504: protein MSEVENKRGPKHMRLRYYTSYEEASVLKLWREHLNEITSYTENLQIFREIAFGLQQHRIRLNKQEVRRRISSYRNKYLIERSRLESDPEYKSHWRLYPLISSLFPSTTQESIILPEYSALGAIEAKVRSELPSLPRFQRHDCKTMKFEQDVDGCPFMVGQFIKSEILPQSTPSKLFSIKTEEKTCDEIEDMRSSPEKRIPFLSTFEYAGSARRIRRRSIMPRTGQITMAQIQMLRQENDLLVEQRDAHLADLQLKERQYQNLEQTFDFWLHQQETWMIFLDDWDLQKP, encoded by the exons ATGAGTGAAGTGGAAAACAAACGCGGTCCAAAACATATGCGGCTTCGCTACTACACATCATACGAGGAAGCCTCCGTGTTGAAACTGTGGCGCGAACATCTCAACGAAATCACATCTTACACCGAAAACTTACAAATTTTTCGCGAGATTGCATTTGGTTTACAGCAGCATCGAATCAGATTAAACAAACAAGAAGTTCGGCGTCGCATTAGTAGCTATAGGAACAAGTATTT AATTGAGCGGAGTCGATTAGAGAGCGACCCGGAGTATAAGTCACATTGGCGCCTTTATCCGCTCATCAGCAGCCTCTTCCCTTCCACGACACAAGAATCCATAATTCTTCCGGAGTACAGCGCCTTGGGGGCCATAGAGGCAAAAGTGCGCAGCGAACTTCCCAGCCTTCCCCGCTTTCAGCGGCACGACTGCAAGACAATGAAGTTCGAACAAGATGTTGACGGATGTCCCTTTATGGTGGgtcaatttattaaatcgGAGATACTGCCGCAGTCCACGCCGTcgaaattattttctattaagaCGGAGGAGAAAACCTGCGATGAAATAGAAGATATGCGGTCTTCGCCTGAGAAACGCATCCCGTTTTTGAGCACATTCGAATACGCTGGATCAGCTCGTCGAATCCGTCGTCGCAGTATAATGCCGCGCACTGGTCAGATAACTATGGCGCAAATCCAAATGTTGCGCCAGGAGAATGATTTACTAGTCGAGCAACGCGACGCTCATCTAGCGGACCTTCAACTAAAGGAACGTCAATATCAGAATTTAGAGCAGACATTTGATTTCTGGTTGCATCAGCAGGAAACCTGGATGATCTTCTTGGATGATTGGGATTTACAAAAGCCATAA
- the LOC133850298 gene encoding ATP synthase mitochondrial F1 complex assembly factor 2-like, translating into MINCTIFNGMRILRLTNIIKTSQTNSLASVRLYATHPKRFYKQTNVLCTDNGYEVTLDHRKLKTPKGTLFTVKSEPLAIAVATEFDNQKDQIERSRMHISALCFTVLDNPNNLTKLDIVNYLLNFVPTDTVLFQNETETALQELQLNEWDPVINWFNKRFETNLQKTMSITPPYVTDEDKIKIAKHFQSFSLDTLHGYTFAVDTLKSIVLACAVIEQQISVEKAVTLSRLEEEYQLKFWGRVEWSHDLSQQDLQARLAASVLFVHFNCSEHLVQEKLLL; encoded by the exons atgattaaTTGCACAATATTTAATGGAATGCGAATTCTGCGGCTTACtaacataattaaaacaagccaaacaaattCACTAGCTTCTGTACGTCTTTATG CCACACATCCAAAACGATtctataaacaaacaaatgtgcTGTGCACAGATAACGGCTATGAGGTTACGTTAGATCACAGGAAGCTAAAGACACCCAAAGGAACACTGTTTACAGTGAAGAGTGAGCCGCTGGCAATTGCCGTGGCCACTGAGTTCGATAATCAGAAGGATCAAATAGAACGCTCTCGAATGCATATATCGGCACTTTGTTTCACAGTTCTGGACAATCCCAATAATCTGACGAAGCTCGACATAGTCAACTACTTATTAAACTTTGTGCCTACTGATACAGTTCTCTTTCAAAATGAG ACTGAAACGGCTTTGCAAGAGCTGCAATTGAATGAATGGGATCCGGTAATCAACTGGTTTAACAAACGTTTCGAGACAAATCTACAGAAGACTATGAGTATAACACCGCCTTATGTGACCGACGaagataaaattaaaatcgccAAGCATTTCCAGTCGTTCAGTCTAGATACATTGCATG GATATACCTTTGCAGTGGATACGCTGAAATCGATTGTGTTAGCTTGCGCTGTCATTGAGCAGCAAATTAGTGTGGAGAAAGCCGTTACACTCTCACGTCTAGAAGAGGAATATCAACTAAAGTTTTGGGGACGAGTCGAGTGGTCTCATGACCTAAGTCAACAGGATCTACAAGCTCGCCTGGCCGCCTCAGTGTTAtttgttcatttcaattgctCAGAGCACCTTGTTCAAGAAAAActcttattataa
- the LOC133840423 gene encoding ATP synthase mitochondrial F1 complex assembly factor 2-like — protein sequence MRLKRILQELQLNEWDPVINWFNKRFETNLQKTMSITPPYVTDEDKIKIAKHFQSFSLDTLHGYTFAVDTLKSIVLACAVIEQQISVEKAVTLSRLEEEYQLKFWGRVEWSHDLSQQDLQARLAASVLFVHFNCSEHLVQEKLLL from the exons ATGAG ACTGAAACGGATTTTGCAAGAGCTGCAATTGAATGAATGGGATCCGGTAATCAACTGGTTTAACAAACGTTTCGAGACAAATCTACAGAAGACTATGAGTATAACACCGCCTTATGTGACCGACGaagataaaattaaaatcgccAAGCATTTCCAGTCGTTCAGTCTAGATACATTGCATG GATATACCTTTGCAGTGGATACGCTGAAATCGATTGTGTTAGCTTGCGCTGTCATTGAGCAGCAAATTAGTGTGGAGAAAGCCGTTACACTCTCACGTCTAGAAGAGGAATATCAACTAAAGTTTTGGGGACGAGTCGAGTGGTCTCATGACCTAAGTCAACAGGATCTACAAGCTCGCCTGGCCGCCTCAGTGTTAtttgttcatttcaattgctCAGAGCACCTTGTTCAAGAAAAActcttattataa